In one window of Zhihengliuella sp. ISTPL4 DNA:
- a CDS encoding non-heme iron oxygenase ferredoxin subunit yields MTAQRVCGVSELEQDTPLRVEPDGVPITVIKDGEGVIHAIGDTCTHGDISLSEGFVEGDTVECWAHGSAFSLITGKPQNLPAYEPVPVYVVEIDGDDVLIDPAVTKEV; encoded by the coding sequence GTGACCGCGCAGCGCGTCTGCGGCGTCTCCGAGCTGGAGCAGGACACGCCGCTGCGCGTCGAGCCGGACGGTGTGCCGATCACGGTCATCAAGGACGGCGAGGGTGTCATCCACGCCATCGGCGACACCTGCACCCACGGCGACATCTCGCTGTCCGAGGGCTTCGTGGAAGGCGACACGGTGGAGTGCTGGGCTCATGGCTCGGCCTTCTCCCTGATCACCGGCAAGCCCCAGAATCTCCCCGCATATGAGCCCGTCCCGGTCTACGTCGTCGAGATCGACGGCGACGACGTGCTCATCGATCCCGCTGTGACGAAGGAAGTCTGA
- the sufD gene encoding Fe-S cluster assembly protein SufD: MAASTTAPSEAQHTNAHIDPAAQVADAGFVPVQTRSERPHSFDPDDFGAPTGREVNWKHTPVAALTPLFRTAEGEEGVQYSFTSGEQYLAAPLTAGTAPRGEVFLAEDITAAVAWQGAAEALHIRIPREEEVAAPVFVSLTGTGADRRADAHIVIEALEHSAATVVLQHKGSAQYAQNVEIIVRDGAKLTVVSVQQWDDDAVHAAAHQARVAADATLKHFVVSFGGGVVRVNPSVELAGAGSEGYLYGLSYADSGQHLESQVYLHHKGAHTTGDVLYKGALQGESAHSVWIGDVLIGADATGTDSYEANRNLVLTEGARADSIPNLEIETGDIVGAGHASATGRFDDEQLFYLQARGIPEDEARRLVVLGFLTDIVLRLGIPDLESELLAAIEAELAEVDA, from the coding sequence ATGGCGGCCTCGACGACAGCGCCCAGCGAGGCGCAGCACACGAACGCGCACATCGACCCGGCCGCCCAGGTGGCGGACGCCGGATTCGTCCCCGTGCAGACCCGCTCGGAGCGGCCGCACTCGTTCGATCCGGACGACTTCGGCGCGCCGACCGGTCGCGAGGTGAACTGGAAGCACACGCCGGTCGCCGCGCTCACGCCGCTGTTCCGCACCGCGGAAGGCGAGGAGGGCGTGCAGTACTCCTTCACGTCCGGTGAGCAGTACCTCGCCGCACCTCTTACGGCCGGAACCGCTCCGCGCGGCGAGGTCTTCCTCGCCGAGGACATCACGGCCGCCGTCGCGTGGCAGGGCGCCGCCGAGGCGCTGCACATCCGCATCCCGCGCGAGGAGGAGGTCGCAGCGCCGGTCTTCGTGTCCCTCACGGGCACCGGAGCCGACCGCCGGGCGGACGCCCACATCGTGATCGAGGCCCTCGAGCACAGCGCCGCCACCGTGGTGCTGCAGCACAAGGGTTCGGCGCAGTACGCCCAGAACGTCGAGATCATCGTCCGCGACGGAGCGAAGCTCACCGTCGTCTCCGTGCAGCAGTGGGACGACGACGCGGTGCACGCGGCCGCCCACCAGGCGCGGGTCGCGGCGGACGCCACGCTCAAGCACTTCGTCGTGAGCTTCGGCGGCGGCGTGGTGCGCGTGAACCCGAGCGTCGAGCTCGCCGGTGCCGGCTCCGAGGGCTACCTGTACGGGCTGTCCTACGCCGACTCCGGTCAGCACCTCGAGAGCCAGGTGTACCTGCACCACAAGGGCGCGCACACGACCGGCGACGTGCTCTACAAGGGCGCGCTGCAGGGGGAGAGCGCCCACAGCGTGTGGATCGGCGACGTGCTGATCGGGGCGGACGCCACCGGCACCGACTCCTACGAGGCGAACCGCAACCTGGTGCTGACGGAGGGCGCGCGCGCCGACTCCATCCCGAACCTCGAGATCGAGACGGGCGACATCGTCGGCGCCGGGCACGCGAGTGCCACCGGCCGCTTCGACGACGAGCAGCTCTTCTATCTCCAGGCTCGCGGCATCCCGGAGGACGAGGCCCGCCGCCTGGTGGTGCTCGGCTTCCTCACCGACATCGTGCTGCGCCTCGGCATCCCCGACCTGGAGTCGGAGCTGCTGGCCGCCATCGAGGCCGAGCTCGCCGAGGTGGACGCGTGA
- the sufC gene encoding Fe-S cluster assembly ATPase SufC, with amino-acid sequence MSVLEIRDLHVTVETEAGTTPILNGITLTMNTGETHAIMGPNGSGKSTLAYTIAGHPKYTVTSGSITFDGEDVLAMSVDERARAGLFLAMQYPVEIPGVTVTNFLRTAKTALDGEAPSIRQWTKDVKESMANLRMDPKFAQRNVNEGFSGGEKKRHEILQLEVLKPKFAVLDETDSGLDVDALKIVSEGVNRAKESTGLGVLLITHYTRILRYIRPDFVHVVVAGKIVEEGGPELADRLENEGYDRFLDPSAPIEA; translated from the coding sequence ATGTCTGTTCTCGAGATCCGCGACCTGCATGTGACGGTCGAGACCGAGGCGGGGACCACCCCGATCCTCAACGGAATCACCCTCACCATGAACACCGGTGAGACCCACGCCATCATGGGCCCCAACGGCTCCGGCAAGTCCACCCTGGCCTACACGATCGCCGGCCACCCGAAGTACACGGTCACCTCCGGCTCCATCACCTTCGATGGTGAGGACGTCCTGGCGATGAGCGTCGACGAGCGGGCCCGCGCCGGTCTGTTCCTCGCCATGCAGTACCCGGTCGAGATCCCCGGCGTGACCGTGACGAACTTCCTGCGCACCGCGAAGACCGCGCTCGACGGCGAGGCGCCGTCGATCCGCCAGTGGACCAAGGACGTCAAGGAGTCCATGGCGAACCTCCGCATGGACCCGAAGTTCGCGCAGCGCAACGTCAACGAGGGCTTCTCGGGCGGCGAGAAGAAGCGCCACGAGATCCTCCAGCTCGAGGTGCTCAAGCCGAAGTTCGCCGTGCTCGACGAGACCGACTCCGGCCTCGACGTGGACGCGCTGAAGATCGTCTCCGAGGGTGTCAACCGCGCGAAGGAGTCCACCGGTCTCGGTGTGCTGCTCATCACGCACTACACCCGGATCCTCCGCTACATCCGTCCGGACTTCGTGCACGTGGTCGTCGCGGGCAAGATCGTCGAGGAGGGCGGACCCGAGCTCGCCGACCGTCTGGAGAACGAGGGCTACGACCGGTTCCTCGACCCCTCCGCTCCCATCGAGGCGTAG
- a CDS encoding sensor histidine kinase, translated as MARRRERTPRPPRMNRRTGALVALTAAVVVLYALLVPLQTVLSGTPLALSFLLGAALCGAPLLVSSRPRTAIIVFTGGAFVLPLLVEPGRAIQSPWPWSVPALLAFVLFVGVMSFVQGARLGALTLVIGALTSLTAPLLRPDMVATPASSGSATANLIVTTSVAAAMFLIAVLVAGRVRVAAELTREKEHSALEESRRALVEERTRIARELHDVVAHSMSVIQVQASTARYRIADLDTDAAAEFDDIAATARTSLTEMRRMLGVLRTEDQTAELSPQQGLDDVPALVDTMRRAGVEVGLVLEGIETAAAGPGVQIAAFRIVQEALSNAVRHAPGAGVTVRLHADADSLHIRVRNAAPPQPAEAHPGGYGLRGMRERAELLGGSLAAGPSADGGWTVDATLPLSSTTSPLAPSLAAGVEDKENP; from the coding sequence ATGGCACGCCGCCGAGAGCGCACCCCGCGCCCGCCACGGATGAACCGTCGTACCGGCGCCCTCGTGGCGCTGACCGCGGCGGTCGTCGTGCTGTACGCGCTCCTGGTCCCGTTGCAGACGGTACTGTCGGGTACGCCGCTGGCCCTGTCCTTCCTGCTCGGCGCCGCCCTCTGCGGCGCTCCCCTGCTCGTCTCGTCCCGTCCTCGGACGGCGATCATCGTCTTCACCGGCGGTGCCTTCGTACTGCCGCTCCTCGTCGAGCCGGGCAGGGCGATCCAATCCCCCTGGCCGTGGTCCGTGCCGGCACTGCTCGCCTTCGTCCTCTTCGTGGGCGTGATGTCCTTCGTGCAGGGCGCCCGCCTCGGCGCGCTCACCCTCGTGATCGGTGCCCTCACCTCGCTGACGGCCCCGCTCCTGCGCCCGGACATGGTCGCGACGCCCGCGAGCTCCGGCAGCGCCACCGCGAACCTCATCGTGACGACCTCGGTCGCCGCCGCGATGTTCCTCATCGCCGTCCTCGTCGCCGGTCGGGTGCGGGTCGCTGCCGAGTTGACGAGGGAGAAGGAGCACAGCGCCCTGGAGGAGTCCCGGCGGGCCCTCGTGGAGGAGCGCACCAGGATCGCCAGGGAGCTGCACGACGTCGTGGCACACAGCATGTCGGTCATCCAGGTGCAGGCCTCGACGGCGCGGTATCGGATCGCGGATCTCGACACCGACGCGGCGGCCGAGTTCGACGACATCGCCGCGACGGCGCGCACCTCCCTTACCGAGATGCGCCGCATGCTCGGGGTGCTCCGCACGGAAGACCAGACGGCCGAGCTTTCCCCGCAGCAGGGGCTCGACGACGTGCCGGCCCTCGTCGACACCATGCGGCGCGCGGGAGTGGAGGTCGGATTGGTGCTCGAGGGGATCGAGACCGCCGCAGCCGGGCCCGGGGTGCAGATCGCCGCGTTCCGTATCGTGCAAGAGGCGCTGAGCAACGCCGTCCGGCACGCCCCCGGTGCGGGTGTCACGGTTCGCCTTCACGCCGACGCCGACAGCCTGCATATCCGCGTGCGCAACGCGGCACCGCCGCAACCGGCGGAGGCGCACCCCGGCGGCTATGGCCTTCGCGGCATGCGCGAGCGCGCCGAGCTGCTCGGCGGAAGCCTCGCGGCCGGCCCGTCCGCCGACGGGGGGTGGACGGTCGACGCCACCTTGCCGCTGTCCTCGACCACTTCCCCGCTCGCCCCCTCCCTCGCTGCCGGGGTGGAAGACAAGGAGAACCCGTGA
- a CDS encoding CbiQ family ECF transporter T component: MIAPPVVGAGFLHRVPAGPKLAALAVAALALTLPPQDPVSIAVCLLAVLALYPIGGVPLTAAGAELWRLRAILLVLAIALTVFVSPAAAWVSTGRVAALLLLAALLTSTTRMSDLLAVLQRLLGPLRRFGVEPEAVSMAVSLTLTMVPVVAGFAQRVRDAERARGVRLGVRGVVPLLVMTLRHADQVGDALAARGVA, from the coding sequence ATGATCGCACCTCCTGTCGTCGGTGCGGGGTTCCTCCATCGGGTACCGGCCGGCCCGAAGCTGGCGGCCCTCGCGGTCGCTGCGCTCGCACTGACGCTTCCCCCGCAGGACCCGGTCAGCATCGCCGTCTGCCTCCTTGCCGTGCTCGCGCTCTACCCGATCGGGGGCGTGCCGCTCACCGCCGCCGGCGCCGAGCTGTGGCGGCTCCGCGCGATCCTGCTGGTGCTGGCGATCGCCCTCACCGTCTTCGTGTCTCCCGCCGCTGCCTGGGTGAGCACAGGGCGGGTCGCCGCCCTGCTCCTCCTCGCTGCGCTGCTCACGTCGACCACGCGCATGTCCGACCTCCTGGCAGTGCTGCAGCGTCTCCTGGGTCCGCTGCGCCGGTTCGGGGTGGAACCGGAAGCGGTGTCGATGGCGGTCTCGCTCACGCTGACGATGGTGCCCGTCGTGGCGGGCTTCGCGCAGCGGGTGCGGGACGCGGAACGGGCCCGAGGGGTACGACTGGGCGTGCGGGGCGTGGTGCCGCTGCTCGTCATGACGCTGCGCCACGCGGATCAGGTCGGCGATGCCCTCGCCGCCCGCGGGGTCGCCTGA
- a CDS encoding energy-coupling factor ABC transporter ATP-binding protein, whose translation MRWWQREATATIAEPGTVRVQGVRVTVDDRVLLDDVTLELTAPRIAVIGENGSGKSTFARLLNGLVAPTAGTVTVHGLDVGRHLTAVRRRVGFVFTDPDAQILMPTPAEDLALSLRGRPREEVAARVHETLARHGLSDHADLPASSLSGGQKQMLALAAVLLAEPALIVADEPTTLLDLRNARRIGNLLLSQEAQVLIVTHDLELAARCDTAVLFDGGRVVAQGQPDAVIARYRRLCG comes from the coding sequence ATGCGCTGGTGGCAGCGGGAGGCGACGGCCACGATCGCGGAGCCGGGAACGGTGCGCGTCCAGGGCGTGCGCGTGACGGTCGACGATCGGGTGCTGCTCGACGACGTGACGCTGGAGCTCACCGCACCGCGCATCGCCGTGATCGGAGAGAACGGCTCGGGGAAGTCGACGTTCGCGCGGCTGCTGAACGGCCTCGTGGCGCCGACCGCGGGCACGGTCACCGTCCACGGCCTGGACGTCGGCCGACACCTGACCGCGGTGCGCCGGCGAGTGGGATTCGTCTTCACCGATCCCGACGCTCAGATCCTGATGCCGACCCCGGCCGAGGACCTCGCCCTCTCCCTCCGAGGACGGCCCCGCGAGGAGGTCGCCGCCCGCGTACACGAGACCCTGGCGCGGCACGGTCTCAGCGACCACGCCGATCTGCCGGCGTCGTCCCTCTCCGGAGGGCAGAAGCAGATGCTGGCTCTCGCGGCCGTCCTCCTCGCCGAGCCGGCGCTCATCGTGGCGGACGAGCCGACCACGCTCCTCGACCTGCGCAATGCGCGGCGGATCGGGAACCTGCTGCTGTCGCAAGAGGCGCAGGTCCTGATCGTCACCCACGATCTCGAGCTCGCCGCGCGCTGCGACACCGCCGTTCTGTTCGATGGCGGACGGGTCGTCGCGCAGGGACAGCCGGACGCCGTCATCGCCCGCTACCGGCGGCTGTGCGGATGA
- a CDS encoding response regulator encodes MTISVLIADDQAMVRAGFAALLDAHEGVQVVGQAANGAEAVRLSARLDPDVILMDVRMPELDGIEATRRILGPSYPAAHIPRILMLTTFDIDDYVYDALAAGASGFLLKDALPEELVHAVRVVAGGDALLAPSVTRRMIEQFAGRRPNTRRATSALAELTDREREVLVLIGKGRSNTEIAGDLYIAEQTVKTHVGKVLAKLGLRDRVHAVILAYDTGLVEPSA; translated from the coding sequence GTGACGATCAGCGTGCTCATCGCCGATGACCAGGCGATGGTCCGCGCCGGCTTCGCCGCCCTGCTCGACGCCCACGAGGGCGTTCAGGTGGTCGGGCAGGCTGCCAACGGCGCTGAGGCCGTCCGGCTCTCGGCGCGGCTCGATCCCGACGTCATCCTCATGGACGTCCGCATGCCGGAACTCGACGGCATCGAGGCCACCCGGCGGATTCTCGGCCCGTCATACCCGGCAGCGCACATACCGCGGATCCTCATGCTCACCACGTTCGACATCGACGACTACGTGTACGACGCGCTCGCCGCCGGGGCCAGCGGGTTCCTCCTCAAGGACGCGCTGCCGGAGGAGCTCGTGCACGCGGTGCGGGTCGTGGCGGGGGGCGACGCGCTCCTCGCGCCGAGCGTGACCCGCCGCATGATCGAGCAGTTCGCCGGGCGACGGCCGAACACGCGCCGCGCCACCTCCGCTCTCGCTGAGCTCACCGACCGCGAACGCGAGGTGCTCGTCCTCATCGGCAAAGGTCGATCGAACACGGAGATCGCCGGCGACCTGTACATCGCCGAGCAGACCGTCAAGACGCACGTGGGCAAGGTGCTCGCCAAGCTCGGCCTCCGCGACCGTGTGCACGCCGTGATCCTCGCCTACGACACCGGTCTGGTCGAGCCCTCCGCCTGA
- a CDS encoding TetR family transcriptional regulator — MSPETNPARHDRESVARTALALLDEVGLADLSMRRIAARLDVQPSALYWHVANKQELLADLADRITATVPDGAEGVLATARALRDALFAYRDGAELVLSTYALQLGSAHARDALVAALHAEGATDAEDRGAAILHFVLGHATLVQQRMHADSHGALPASGEVDVTAGLDRVFDLGVIALAGDLSAPMTPRRARA; from the coding sequence ATGAGTCCCGAGACGAATCCCGCCCGTCACGACCGGGAGAGCGTCGCGCGGACCGCCCTCGCGCTTCTCGATGAGGTGGGGCTGGCCGACCTTTCGATGAGGCGCATCGCGGCCCGGCTCGACGTGCAGCCCAGCGCTCTCTACTGGCACGTGGCGAACAAGCAGGAACTCCTCGCCGACCTCGCCGATCGGATCACCGCGACCGTCCCGGACGGAGCGGAGGGAGTGCTCGCGACCGCCCGCGCGCTCCGCGACGCCCTCTTCGCCTACCGGGACGGCGCCGAGCTCGTCCTCAGCACGTACGCGCTGCAGCTCGGCTCCGCGCATGCCCGCGACGCCCTGGTCGCCGCCCTCCACGCGGAGGGGGCCACGGACGCCGAGGACCGCGGGGCGGCGATCCTGCACTTCGTGCTCGGCCACGCCACCCTCGTGCAGCAGCGGATGCACGCCGACAGCCATGGCGCACTCCCGGCCTCCGGCGAGGTCGATGTCACCGCCGGCCTGGACCGGGTGTTCGACCTCGGCGTGATCGCCCTGGCCGGCGACCTCAGCGCACCGATGACTCCGCGGCGTGCCCGAGCCTGA
- a CDS encoding MalY/PatB family protein: protein MLSVKALPLSELRERTSEKWREYPEDVLPLFVAEMDFPLAPTITAALQRALDLGDTGYIASRTPLAEAYADFAERRFGWRPDPGRMRSTADVSMGIVEILRRVTQPGEGVIVTPPVYPPFYDLVAEAGAEVQRVPLRDTGTRWELDLDGIRAAFEDGATAMLLCNPHNPTGTVHDRETLSALAELADEYGATIVSDEIHAPLAQPGAGFTPFLAASDAAARVGYAVVSASKAFNLAGLKCALMVTAAEDTAGVVRDLPVEVEWRTGQFGLLAAVAAFSEESDAWLDGLLYTLDENRVLLEDLLARHLPAARYRIPDAGYLAWIDLSALGWGDNPARRILREAKVALHFGPAFGEEGAGHVRLNFGTSPEILTEAIERIAALVER, encoded by the coding sequence ATGCTGTCGGTCAAGGCCCTGCCCCTGTCGGAGCTGCGCGAGCGGACCAGTGAGAAGTGGCGGGAGTATCCCGAGGACGTGCTGCCGCTCTTCGTGGCGGAGATGGACTTTCCGCTCGCTCCGACCATCACCGCTGCTCTGCAGCGCGCACTGGATCTCGGGGACACGGGGTACATCGCGTCGCGGACACCGCTCGCGGAGGCGTACGCGGATTTCGCGGAGCGTCGCTTCGGCTGGCGTCCCGACCCGGGGCGGATGCGCAGCACGGCGGACGTGAGCATGGGCATCGTGGAGATCCTCCGCCGTGTCACACAGCCGGGGGAAGGCGTCATCGTCACGCCGCCGGTCTACCCGCCCTTCTACGACCTCGTCGCCGAGGCCGGTGCCGAGGTGCAGCGCGTCCCGCTGCGTGACACGGGGACCCGGTGGGAGCTCGACCTCGACGGGATCCGCGCCGCCTTCGAGGACGGCGCGACGGCGATGCTGCTCTGCAACCCGCACAACCCGACCGGCACCGTGCACGATCGGGAGACGCTGTCCGCGCTGGCTGAGCTGGCTGACGAGTACGGCGCGACGATCGTCTCGGACGAGATCCATGCGCCGCTCGCCCAGCCCGGCGCGGGCTTCACGCCGTTCCTCGCCGCGAGCGACGCGGCGGCTCGGGTCGGCTACGCCGTCGTCAGCGCGAGCAAGGCGTTCAACCTCGCGGGGTTGAAGTGCGCGCTCATGGTCACCGCCGCTGAGGACACGGCCGGGGTCGTTCGCGACCTGCCGGTCGAGGTGGAGTGGCGGACGGGGCAGTTCGGTCTGCTCGCCGCCGTCGCTGCGTTCTCCGAGGAGAGCGATGCCTGGCTCGACGGCCTCCTGTACACGCTCGACGAGAACCGCGTCCTGCTCGAGGACCTGCTCGCACGTCATCTCCCCGCGGCGCGCTACCGGATTCCCGACGCGGGATACCTCGCCTGGATCGACCTCTCCGCCCTCGGCTGGGGCGACAACCCCGCCCGGCGGATCCTCCGTGAGGCGAAGGTCGCACTGCACTTCGGCCCGGCCTTCGGGGAGGAAGGGGCCGGGCACGTACGGCTGAACTTCGGCACGAGCCCCGAGATCCTCACCGAGGCGATCGAGCGCATCGCCGCGCTCGTCGAGCGATGA
- a CDS encoding acyltransferase family protein, whose translation MVIAAAPRLSTPTSTVSAPSGHRDTGIDFVRALCVLGVVLLHAVMVGVTVSEAGPVFENASDGTGWIAPLSWLLQVMPLFFVIGGFSGLLAYRRLRDRGGSATAFVAGRVHRLLRPALFVIAAVGVALAVLTVVGVAPDLIAVAGFRYGQPLWFLGVFLLCQALLPAFVALHERAPLRTISLLAAAAVAVDVLRAATGNDAVGFLNLAFVWLTMQQLGFFLADGRVHALRRSTRIGVGAGALVLLVTLFLLGVYSPDLIANINPPTAALLLVGLVHTTLYSLYRDRIRRFSRRGAVAAFTGFVTRRTMTIYLWHMPVLLVMAGATALAALAGGIELPALDSAEWWAVRPLWLVTALALTALVAVRVDRFENHPSPEVTASHRRLALGTVLGLVGVVLLLVLGTTVSTAILAVLLLMAALRLAGRPGVGATPRTALA comes from the coding sequence ATGGTCATCGCCGCGGCTCCGCGCCTCAGCACCCCCACATCCACCGTTTCCGCCCCCAGCGGCCACCGCGACACCGGCATCGACTTCGTGCGGGCCCTCTGCGTGCTCGGCGTCGTCCTACTGCACGCCGTCATGGTGGGCGTCACGGTGTCCGAGGCCGGACCGGTGTTCGAGAACGCGAGCGACGGCACGGGGTGGATCGCACCCCTGAGCTGGCTGCTGCAGGTGATGCCGCTGTTCTTCGTCATCGGCGGATTCTCCGGGCTCCTCGCCTACCGGCGCCTCCGTGACCGCGGCGGAAGCGCGACCGCCTTCGTCGCCGGTCGCGTGCACCGGCTCCTGCGCCCCGCGCTGTTCGTGATCGCCGCCGTGGGTGTCGCGCTCGCCGTCCTCACGGTCGTGGGCGTCGCCCCCGACCTCATCGCCGTCGCGGGCTTCCGCTACGGGCAACCGCTGTGGTTCCTCGGCGTCTTCCTGCTGTGCCAGGCGCTCCTGCCCGCTTTCGTCGCCCTGCACGAACGCGCGCCCCTGCGGACCATCAGTCTCCTCGCCGCGGCCGCCGTGGCGGTCGACGTGCTCCGCGCCGCGACCGGGAACGACGCCGTCGGCTTCCTCAACCTCGCGTTCGTCTGGCTGACGATGCAGCAGCTCGGCTTCTTCCTCGCCGACGGCCGGGTGCATGCCCTGCGCCGCAGCACTCGCATCGGCGTCGGCGCCGGCGCTCTCGTGCTGCTCGTCACGCTCTTCCTCCTGGGCGTGTACTCCCCCGACCTCATCGCCAACATCAACCCGCCGACCGCCGCCCTGCTGCTGGTGGGCCTGGTGCACACGACGCTCTACTCCCTGTACCGCGATCGCATCCGGCGCTTCAGCCGACGCGGCGCCGTTGCTGCCTTCACCGGCTTCGTCACCCGCCGCACGATGACCATCTACCTCTGGCACATGCCGGTGCTCCTGGTCATGGCCGGCGCGACGGCGCTGGCCGCCCTGGCCGGCGGGATCGAGCTGCCCGCGCTGGACAGCGCGGAGTGGTGGGCAGTCCGGCCGCTGTGGCTCGTGACGGCGCTCGCGCTCACCGCTCTCGTCGCGGTGCGTGTCGACCGGTTCGAGAACCACCCCTCGCCGGAGGTGACGGCCTCGCATCGCCGCCTCGCGCTGGGGACCGTGCTGGGCCTCGTCGGAGTGGTGCTGCTCCTCGTCCTCGGCACGACGGTCTCGACCGCCATCCTCGCCGTGCTGCTGCTGATGGCGGCACTACGGCTGGCCGGACGCCCCGGGGTCGGTGCCACGCCGCGCACGGCCCTGGCGTGA
- a CDS encoding MFS transporter, whose translation MTGAQPAATIWDRSRVWVTLGAVALIFLAAIEALAVTTVMPIVSDALDGQSLYAVAFAGTLATSVIGMVAAGSWSDARGPRGALYAAVTLFILGLLISGFATTMPQFLIGRLVQGLGAGGQTVALYVVVARLYPPHLHGRVFAAFAAAWVVPSMIGPFLAGAVAEYLDWRWAFLGVAVLTAIAFVMIAIRLRGVDLGRGEPQDRRALLTRLSLAVVVAVLAVVIGLSAELDPAIGWPVALGAVLAIGVVVLPLLPRRTLRAGAGLPSVVLMRGVAAGAFFAAEAYIPYLLMRKFDFSATWAGVALMLAAFAWAGASGAQGRYGERLGNHRITALSMGALLVAMLCVLAAAAFDVSPVLVIVGWAFAGGGMGLLYPRLTVLTLAYSDETNQGFNSSALSISDATGSAVAIALAGLAVATLGGGADAFAVVFVLGIGLVLLAVIPGLRLGHAAESSVR comes from the coding sequence ATGACGGGGGCGCAGCCCGCCGCCACGATCTGGGACCGCAGCAGGGTCTGGGTGACCCTGGGCGCCGTCGCCCTGATCTTCCTCGCCGCGATCGAGGCCCTGGCGGTGACGACGGTCATGCCGATCGTCAGCGACGCCTTGGACGGGCAGTCACTGTACGCCGTCGCCTTCGCCGGCACGCTCGCGACCAGTGTGATCGGGATGGTCGCGGCGGGGTCCTGGTCGGACGCGCGTGGTCCGCGGGGCGCGCTGTACGCCGCCGTCACCCTGTTCATCCTGGGTCTGCTGATCTCCGGGTTCGCGACGACGATGCCCCAGTTCCTGATCGGACGCCTGGTGCAGGGACTCGGCGCGGGTGGTCAGACCGTCGCGCTGTATGTCGTGGTCGCCCGGCTGTACCCGCCGCACCTGCACGGGCGGGTGTTCGCGGCCTTCGCGGCCGCCTGGGTGGTGCCGTCGATGATCGGCCCCTTCCTCGCGGGAGCAGTGGCGGAGTACCTCGACTGGCGGTGGGCGTTCCTGGGCGTGGCGGTCCTGACGGCGATCGCGTTCGTGATGATCGCGATCCGCTTGCGCGGTGTCGACCTCGGCCGCGGGGAGCCGCAGGACCGTCGTGCGCTGCTCACCCGCCTCTCGCTCGCCGTCGTCGTGGCTGTTCTCGCGGTGGTGATCGGACTGTCCGCCGAGCTCGATCCGGCGATCGGCTGGCCGGTGGCGCTGGGGGCCGTGCTCGCGATCGGAGTCGTCGTGCTGCCGCTCCTGCCACGACGGACGCTCCGCGCCGGCGCCGGGCTTCCCAGCGTCGTACTCATGCGCGGCGTGGCGGCCGGGGCGTTCTTCGCCGCGGAGGCCTACATCCCGTACCTGCTGATGCGGAAGTTCGACTTCTCCGCCACCTGGGCCGGGGTCGCGCTGATGCTGGCGGCCTTCGCGTGGGCCGGTGCTTCCGGGGCGCAGGGCCGCTACGGCGAGCGTCTCGGCAACCACCGCATCACCGCCCTCAGCATGGGCGCACTGCTGGTCGCGATGCTCTGCGTCCTGGCCGCGGCCGCGTTCGATGTCTCCCCGGTCCTCGTGATCGTCGGATGGGCGTTCGCCGGGGGTGGGATGGGGCTGCTGTATCCGCGGCTCACCGTGCTGACGCTCGCCTATTCCGACGAGACGAACCAGGGATTCAACTCCTCGGCGCTCTCGATCTCGGATGCGACGGGTTCGGCGGTCGCGATCGCCCTGGCAGGACTGGCCGTGGCGACACTCGGCGGCGGCGCGGACGCATTCGCAGTCGTGTTCGTCCTCGGTATCGGGCTGGTGCTGCTCGCGGTGATCCCCGGGCTCAGGCTCGGGCACGCCGCGGAGTCATCGGTGCGCTGA
- a CDS encoding metal-sulfur cluster assembly factor — MTATLTDEKYDAVTEALKDVMDPELGINVVDLGLIYDLAWDDENDALVIHMTLTSAGCPLTDVLEDQTAQALDNVVDRFRINWVWMPPWGPERITDDGRDMMRALGFAI; from the coding sequence ATGACAGCGACCCTGACGGACGAGAAGTACGACGCGGTCACCGAGGCCCTCAAGGACGTGATGGATCCTGAGCTCGGGATCAACGTCGTCGACCTCGGACTCATCTACGACCTCGCCTGGGATGACGAGAACGACGCTCTCGTCATCCACATGACGCTGACCAGCGCGGGCTGCCCGCTCACGGACGTCCTCGAAGACCAGACGGCGCAGGCCCTCGACAACGTCGTGGACCGCTTCCGCATCAACTGGGTGTGGATGCCGCCGTGGGGCCCCGAGCGGATCACGGATGACGGGCGCGACATGATGCGCGCGCTCGGCTTCGCGATCTGA